CATATTCCGCCCCGACCCAGCCGCGGTAGCCGCTCGCCGCGATGGTGCGGAAGAGGGCGCCGTAATCGAGCGTCCCCTCGTCGGGTTCCGCGCGCGAAGGCACCGCCGCGATCTGCACGTGCCCGATCTGCGGCAGATATCGCGCAAACTCCGCCGCCGCGTCCCGCCCGTCGCGCCCGACGTGATACGCGTCGAACATCAGCTTCACGTTCGCTGCGCCGGTCGCCGCACGTACCGCATCGGCCTCGGCCGTCGTCAGCAGCAGATAGTCCGGCCGCTCCTGCCGGTTCATCGCCTCGAGCAGCAGGGTGACGCCGTCCGGAGCGATGCGCGATGCGCGCTCGAGGTTGCGCACGAACGTCGCCGTCGCCGCCGCACGTTCCGCGGCAGGCACCATGCCCGCCAGCACGTGGATCGCGCTCGCCCCGACCGCATCGGCATACGTCGCCGCCGTCTCGAACAGCCGCAGAAAATCGGCCTCGCGGCCGGGGAGCGCGCCGACGCCGAACTCGCCCGCGCGATCGCCGTACGGCATGTTGATGCCGATGACCGCAACGTCCGCCGCCGCGCACGCCGCCTTCAGCGCCGACGCCGGCGTCGCATAGGGCAGGTGAAACTCGACGCCGCGAAATCCCGCGCGCCCCGCCGCCGCGATGCGGTCGAGCAGCGTGAGATCGCTCCACAGGAACCCGAGGTTTGCCGAAAGCCTGATCGCGCTGAGGGAGGAATTCGCCGCCATCCTGCGCGCATGCTATTCAGCCGGCGCCGCGCCCGCCACAAGTCAAAATATGCCCGCGCTCATCCCGATCGACGATCCACTGGACTCGCGCATCGCCGCCTACCGCGACATCCGCGAGCGCGATCTCGTCGGCCGCGACGGCTTGTTCGTCGCCGAGGGCGAGGTCGTCGTCCGCGTGCTGCTGACGCGCTCGCTCTACCGCCCGGTGTCCCTGCTCATCTCGGAAAAGCGCATCGCGACATTGGCCGACATCGTCCCGCCGGACCTGCCGGTGTTCGTCGCCGCCCAGCCGATACTGGACGCCATCGCCGGCTTCCATCTCCACCGCGGCATCCTCGCGCTCGGCCGCGCCAATCCCGCGGTCGCCGCCGCGTCGTTGCTGGCCTCGCTGCCGCCGCGCGCCACTGTCGTCGTCCTGTTCGCCATCGCCAACCACGACAATATGGGCGGCATCTTCCGCAACGCCGCCGCCTTCGGCGCCGACGCGGTGATCCTCGACGCCGCCTGCTGCGACCCGCTCTACCGCAAGGCGATCCGCGTCTCGGTCGGCGCCGCGCTGACCGTCCCCTTCGCCCGCCTCGCATCGGGCGACGACGCCATCGCGCTCCTCCGCTCGCAAAACTTCACGCCGCTGGCGCTCAGCCCGCGCGGCGCGACGGCGCTGTCCGAGCTCCGGCCGCCGCCACGCGTCGCCGCGCTCTTCGGCACCGAAGGCCCCGGCCTGCCGGACGAAATCATGGCCCGCGCCGAGACCGTGCGCATCGAGATGCCCGGCGCGATGGATTCGCTGAACGTCGCCACCGCCAGCGGCATAGTGCTCCACCGCCTCGCGTCGAGGAGCTAAGACGCCGGCGGCGCCGGCGCCCCCGCCGGCCGCTGCGGTCGCGGCGGACTGTCCTGCGGCGGCAGTTGCTTGAGATACGCCACGATCGCCGCGAGGTCGCTCTCCGGCAGGTGCGCCAGGTTCTGCTGCACCTCGAGCATGATGCCGTTGAAATCCTGCCCCATCTCAAGGTCGAACAGCAGATCGTCCGCCGACGTGTCGCCGATGCCGCCCTTGCCGGGCGTCAGGTTTGGCGCCCGTCCGCGGCCGGAAAGATTGGGCGCCCCGGCAAACGCGTGCGTGTAGTCGAGACCGCCGAGATCGAACAGCGTGCGCGGCGTGTGGCACTCGTTGCAGTGCCCCGGCCCCTCGACGAGATAGGCGCCGCGGTTGACCTCGGCCGACTTCACCGGATCGGGCACAAATTCCTTGCCGTCGAGGAACATGAGCTGCCACAGCCCCAGCCCGCCCCGGATGTTGAGCGGGAAGGGCAGGGCGTCCGCCTTGTTCTCCGCCTTCACCGGCGGCAGCGTGTCGAGGAATGCCTTGAGGTCGACGATGTCGGCGACCGGCATCCGCTGGTACGACGTGTACGGGAACGATGGATAGAGATGCGTCCCGTCCGGCGCGATGCCGCGCTTCATCGCATTGACGAAGTCGAGCGTCGTCCACTTGCCGATGCCGGTGTCGGGGTCCGGCGAAATGTTCGGCGGATAGAACGTGCCGAATTTTGAGGTCAGCGGCCTGCCGCCGCCGAGCATCGGCTTCGCGTCCGCTACGCTGGCGCCGGCGGAGAGATGGCACGAGACGCACCCGCCCGCCCAGAACAGCAACTCGCCGCGCGTTGCATCGCCGGGCGTCGTCGGCACGACGGAAGCCGCCAGCGGCCGCGGCTCGGTCAGTATCCAGAACGCCGCACCGCCGGCCACGATGACGACAGCCAGTCCGGTAAGCCAGCCGCGCAGCGCCATCCGTACGATCTCCGAGTTTCAGCCCTTACCGACGTGAACACCCGAGGCGCGGATTCTATCGAGCATGCGCTGAAAATTTTCGTTGAGCCGGGTTTCGATCTCCGGCCGTTTCTCTAGCCGGCTAAGCAACAGCCCGGCCGCCTCGATGGTCGACAGCCCCTCGCGCCGCGGCTCGCGCCGGAGATTCCCGTAGAGCGACGGCCGCTTCGGGTTGAGCGCCACGCGCTTGCCCTTCAGCACCCACGCGTTCCGCCACCACAAGGTCTTCGCCTGGCTCCAGGTTCCGTCGAAGACGACGACGCCCTGGATGTGCGCCAGCTCCTGCTCTTGGTCGGGCAGCGCCACGCCCTTCTTGTCGAGCACGACGACCTCGCGCCCTTTCGGAAAATCGGCGGCATGCGCGGAGCCCAGATGCAATATCGCCCATCGCTTCGGGTCGGCCGCGCGTCCGAGCGCCTTGCCGAGGCTCGCCCACGACAGCCCGATCTTGAACGTCGCGTTGGTCAGGCTCGCTGCCGCGAGCTTCGCCGTGCCGAGTATGTTGTCCTGCTCCTGCGGATGCTGAAGGATCAGCAACGCGATGCGGTTCTCGATCGGCGTGACGGCGTCGTCGTTTCCTGAGTTCGCAAGTGCCGCATCAACCATGGGGATGACAACCTTCGTCGCGTGCCGGTGCATTTGCAGGTTTCACGCCGCCCACACGCTTTTGTGATTTAAGTTCGCACCATGAGACACTTCGCGAATATTCTGACATTTGGCCTCGGCGTTGCCGGCGATTCTTGCCCGGAATTCCGCAATTCTTAACTTGCGGCGCCGGAAACTGCGCGGATTGATTCGGGTTGTGACTCTGGGTCCCCTATGGCCGCACTGGACACCGCCCCGCCGGGTGGGCACCGGGTGAACGACGCGTCGCCGGAAGCGCCGCTCACGCGCCTGCGTACGGTCCGCTTTGGCCTCGCGTCGCAGATTGCGCTGTGGGCCATCGTCCTCGGCACGATCACCGCCGCCACTGTGTCCTTCTTCCTCTACCGGGGCAACGTCGCGATCCTGATGGAGCGCCAGCAGCAGACGCTGACCGCTTCGCTCGATCTCGCCGCCTCGCGCATCTCCACCCGCTTCGATTCGGCCGAGCGCGACGCCGTGTTCATGGCCCGGACGCCCGCCGTCAGCGACCTCGTCGCCGCCGTCTCCAACGGCGCCATAGCGCCGGCTGAGGGCGAGCCGATCGCCACCTCGCTCGACCGTGTCGCCGTCATCTTCAGCGCGCTGCTCGATGCCCGCCCGGGATATTTCGATGCGCTGTTCCTCGACGCGTCGGGTAGCGAGATCGTCCGCGTCAATCGCACCGCTACCGGCGTCATCAGCCGCACCGCGGCGGCCGACCTCCAGGACAAGAGCGCGCGGCCCTATTTCATCGCTGCCGCGGGTGCGGCGCCCGGCGCCGTCCTCATCTCCGACGTCGAGCTCAACCAGGAGCACGGCCGCATCGAGCTTCCTTACCGGCCGACGGCGCACGTCGCGACGCCGCTCCACGACGCCACCGGCCGCCTCGCCGGCGTCATCGTGCTCAATCTCGAGCTGAAAAGTCTGTTCGACGTCGTCGAGCGGACGCTCGGCCGCGAGAGCCAGAATTTCATCACCAACCAGGCCGGCGACTACCTCGCCAATCCGCTGAACGAGAAGACCTTCGGCTTCGACCTCGCCACGCGCTATCGCCTGCAGGACGACTATCCCGAGTTCGCCCCGCTCCTCGCCGGCGGCGACGCGACCTTCTCCGGCACGGTGACGCGCCCGGCCGGCACCTACCTCGCCGTTGCCGATCGCGTCCCGTTCGATCCGGCCGACCCCGCCCGCTTCCTCGCCGTCGCCGCGGTGCTGTCCAACGACGCGCTGCTCGCCCGCACCAACGGCGTCCGCGACATGACGGTGCTCGTCGCCTCGCTGATGATCGCCTTCGGCGTCGCCATCGCCGTGTTCCTGTCGCGGCTGATCGTGCGGCCGCTGCGCTCCCTCACCGCCGACGCCGCGGCGATCACCGCCGGCCGCCGCGACGTCGATTTCAGCCGGACGCTGAAGCGCCGCGACGAGACCGGCGAACTGTCGCGCGCGCTGGCGCTGATGATGAAGGAGATCGGCGAGCGCGAGGACCGCCTGACGGCGCAGACCGACGAACTGACGCGCTCCAACCAGGAGCTGGCGCAGTTCGCCTACGTCGCCTCGCACGACCTGCAGGAGCCGCTGCGCATGGTCGGCAGCTACCTCGAGCTGCTCTCCCGTCGCTACGAGGGCAAGCTCGACGACGAGGCGCAGGAGTTCATCGGCTTCGCCGTCGATGGTGCCACGCGCATGAAGCGCCTGATCAACGACCTCCTCGGCTACTCGCGCGCCGGCAACGCGCCGCTGAAGCTCGAGACCGTCGAGGCCCGCGACGTCGTCCAGACCGTGCTCGCCCAGCTCGCCCTGCATGTCGCCGAGACCGGGGCCGACGTCCAGGTCGGCCGGCTGCCGAAGATCCGCGTCGACCCGGTGCAATTCTCCCGCGTCTTCCAGAACCTCATCGAGAACGCGTTGAAGTACCGCTCCGACAAGAAGCCGGTGATCCGCATCGACGCCCGCCGCGTCGATGGCGCCATCCGTTTCGCCGTCGCCGACAACGGCATCGGCATCGATCCCGTCTTCAAGGACAAGATTTTCGAGATATTCAAGCGCCTGCACGGCCGCGACCGCTACTCCGGCACCGGCATCGGCCTCGCCGTGTCGAAGCTGGTGGTCGAGCGCCACGGCGGCCGCATCTGGGTCGAGCCCGCGCCGGACGGCGGCTCGATCTTCTATTTCACGATCCCCGACACGAAGGCGGCTTGAGCATGGCGAAGCCCATCGAAATTCTGCTGGTCGAGGACAACCCCGCCGAGGTCCGCCTGACCATCGAGGGCCTCAAGGAGGCCCGCATCGCCAACAACCTCAACGCCGTCATGGACGGTCAGAGCGCCATCGACTACCTGCAGCGGCGCGGCAGATACGGTGACGCCGTCCGGCCGGATCTCGTGCTGCTCGACCTCAATCTCCCGGGCATCGACGGCCGTTCCGTGCTCATCCACATCAAGGAAGACCCACAACTCAAGATAATTCCGGTCGTAATTATTACATCTTCCGAGGCTGAATCAGACATCATCAAGTCATACGAGGCTCACGCCAACTGCTTTATTTCAAAACCCATCGACTTTGATGGATTTACGAAGGTAATCCGCTCGATCGAACACTTTTGGTTTACTGTTGTGAGACTACCGTGACGATGCAACTGATCCGGGAATTTGGCGTGCCTGTGTGAAGGTGTCATGGACGAGGTCATCACCCATTCGCTGTCCGTACTGCTGGTCGAGGATAACCCCGGCGACCGGCGGCTGACCGAGTTCGCGCTCCAGGATGCCGGGCGCGACGCCGAGGTCGTGTGCACGGTCGCCGCCGTCGACTCGCTCGCCGCCGCGCTCGCCCACCTCGAGCAGGTGAAAGGCGCCGTCGATGCCATCCTGCTCGATCTCGATCTGCCCGACGCCCTCGGCCTCGACGGACTGCGCTCCATGCGCGGCGCCGCCGCCCATGTGCCGATCATCGTCTTGACCGGCCTGTCCGATCTCAAGATCGCCGGCGAGGCGTTGAAGAACGGGGCAGGGGATTACCTCGAGAAGGGCGAGATCCAGCCGCGCACGCTGCTGCGCGCCATCCGCTACGCCATCGAGCGCAAGAAGAGCGAGACTGAGCTGCTCCGTCTCGCCCGCACGGATTCGCTGACCGGCCTGCTCAACCGCCGCGCCTTCTTCGAGCAGCTCGACGCCGCCCTCATCCAGTCGCGCCGCAACGAGCTGCCCTGCGCGGTGATCCTGTTCGATGTCGACCGCTTCAAGGAGATCAACGACGTCTTCGGCCACAAGACCGGCGACAACGTCCTGATCGAGGTCACCCGGCGCCTGCGCGAGCAGCTCCGCGAGACCGATACCATCGCCCGCATCGGCGGCGACGAGTTCGCCATCCTCGCCACCAACCTGCGCTCGGAAGGCTCCGCCATGGAGATCGCCGAGAAGGTCTCGCGCGCCGTGAGCGGCATCACCGAGCTGGAAGACATGCGCCTCGACGTCTCGATCAGCGTCGGCATCTCCGTCTTCCCGAACGATGATTCCAGCGCCGACGTCCTCGTCTCCCACGCCGACCTCGCGATGTACAAGTCGAAGGCCAGCAAGAAGGGCTCGATCAACTTCTTCGACGCGCGCATGGACGCCGTCGTCAAGGCGCGCCACGCCCTCAAGCGCTCGATGCCCGAGGACATCCTCGCCGGCCGCTTCTACCTGCTGTTCCAACCGATCGTGGACGCCACCACCCGCCGCCTGATCGGCGCCGAGGGCCTCGCCCGCTGGCGCGACCTCGAGAACAAGATCATCACGCCGACCGAGTTCATCCCGATCGCCGAGGAGTCCGGCTCGATCGCCAACCTCGGCAACCGCCTGCTGGAAGAAGCCTGCGCCCAGATCCGCGCCTGGGCCGACATGCAGAAGGCGCTGGTGCCGATCTCGATGAACATCTCGCCGATGCAGTGCCGCGATCCCGGCTTCGCGACGCGGCTGATCGCGACCATGGAGCGCCTCGAGGTCCCCTCCAATCTCATCAACATCGAGATGACCGAGTCGACCATCTTCAAGAACATCGAGGTCATCCAGAAGAACCTCGACATGCTCAAGACCTACGGCGTCGGCGTCCACATCGACGACTTCGGCACCGGCTACTCGTCGCTGTCGCTGCTCCGCGACCTGCCGCTCTCCGCCGTCAAAATCGACCGCAGCTTCGTCCGCGACATCGGCAAGGTTGCCGGCTCCGAGCTGATCGTGCAGGCGGTCGTCGACCTCGCCAGGAAGCTCGGCTTCCAGACCATCGCCGAGGGCGTCGAGACCGAGGACCAGGTCGCCGCGCTCCGCGACATGGGCGTCAACGGCCTCCAGGGCTACTACTTCTCCAAGCCGGTGCCGGGCGCCCAGCTCGCCGGCTGGCTGCAGAAAAGCGAAGCGTACCTGGTCGCCTGATCGCGCGCGTCAGAAGCTCCACGCTTGAACAATCCGAGCCCTCCCCTTGTGGGAGGGCCGAAACCGCGAGAGCGGTTTCGGGGAGGGGTGTGCCTCCTCCGCAGGGTTGCCGGTTGCTGCCCTCACCCTTCGGCTCTCCCCGTTGGGGAGGGGGGAACGCCTCACCATCGGTTCGTCCCCTCTACCCGAAGGGGAGAGGGCTGTTTCTCTTGGCGAGCGCAGCGAGCCTGGAGAAACAGGGTGAGGGCCGAGGCCGCCAAACGGCAGTGCTGGACGCCATCCTGCACGCTCGCCTATCGCTTCGGCATCAAGGGCAATGAGCCGTTCGCCGCCTTCACCGTCGTCTACGTCCTGCTCACGCTGGCGCTGTTCGTCGCCGTGCCCTAGCCCTGTGGGCGACGCTGGTGCTCGCCGCCCTCGGCCCGATCGGCCTGACCGTCACCTTCAACAACACCGTCCGCGACAAGACTCTCGACCACGTCATCCGGGGGGTCGACGCCGCCGTCGTGCTTTACGCGATCTGGCTTCTGTTCTTCTAGAACTTGTAGCCGTTGGCGTTGAGGAACAGCCTGAGCCGCTCGGGAAACTTCAGAACCTTGCGGTCCTTCGCCGCGCAATTGTCGGGGTCGTCACCGTTCGGGCAGACTTCCTCGCCCTCGTCGTGCGCCGCGTCCCAGTGCGTGTTGATCTGCTGCCAGGCGTCGGCGCCTTCGCCGAGGCGGATCTTCTCGCCGAGCCAGCCGGCGAGGAACCCCGGCGACTTCCAGCGCGCATCGGGCTCGATCGAGTCTTCCAGCTCCTTCAGCCACGCCCGGTGCGCGCCGAGGAAGCGCGTGTCGGTGGTGAGGTCGATCACCTTGCCGTCGCGTACCGTGTAGATGACGCGCGGCGCCGCGCTGCACGCCGTGCAGTCGAACCGGTTGATGAAGTTGATGTCGACGGTCGCGATTTCGGCGACGCCGTCGCCGTCGAGGTCCTGCAGGTAGCCGCCGTCGCCGTCGAAATCGCCGACCGGCACCGACACCCACTGCTGGCCGACCTGCTCGGCGATGATCACGGTCGAGCAGCAGCCGCCCGAGTAGCTCTGGAAGTAGACCTCCTGGTGCTGGTTGTCGGGGTCCATCTCGGCGATGCTCGCCTCCGCCGCCGGCTCGTCGACGTCGCCGGCGGTCCCCGGCGCCTCCAGCACCTGCTTGCCGTCGATGGTGACGGTGAGCATCGGCGTATCGTTGTCCGGGTCGAGGTCGGGCCGCGTCAGCATCGTGATGGTCGCCGTGATGCCGGCGGCGGTCACCGTCGCGGTCTTGGCGTCTTCCGCGAATTCCGAGGTCGGGAACGCCGGCTTCACCGCATCCGGATCGTCGTCGCCCGGAACGACATCCTGCGCCTGCACTGCGCCGGCAAGCGTCAGCCCCAGCGCCAGCGCCGCCATCGATCCAAGTATCCACGATCTGAGATCGGCCACGCATTCCTCCAGAAGGGCAGGGGCGACAGATTAGCCTTGCCGCCGCCCGGGGCAATGACGAACTGGCCGCGCCCCGTACCGCTCTGCTAGTTTGCCGCACGACGTCCCGCCACCGGAGCCGCTCCCATGCCCAGTTTCCTCAAGACCATCCGGCTCAATCTCGCCCGCACGCCGGAGCATCCGGAAGGCAGCGACCAGCATTTTTACCGTTTCACCGCGCCGCTCACCGCCGACGGTCACCTCGATCCGGAAGGCTGGAAGAAGAACCGCGACAAGTGCCGCGTCGTCCGCTCCTGGGGCGGCGTCGAGGAAGACATCGGCCACCTGATCCACCGCCCGGGCGGCTCGTGGGGCTTCACCTACGACATCGAGGGTGACGACGGCGATGAGTCGGGCTACCGCCTCGGCAGCCACAAGTTCACGCTCGGCGAGTACGTCACCATCCGCGACGACGACGGCAAGGAACAGACCTTCTGGGTGGCGTCCGTCATCGATGCCTGAGATGAAGACGGCGGCGCGCCTCATCGCCGAGGCGCTGGTCGCGAACCATGTCGAGCGCATCTTCTGCGTGCCGGGCGAAAGCTACCTGGCGCTGCTCGACGCGCTCTACGACACGAACATCGCCGTCACCGTCTTCCGCCACGAGGGCGCCGCGGCGATGGCGGCGGAAGCCTGGGGCAAGCTGACCGGCCATCCCGGCATCGTCATGGTGACGCGCGGCCCCGGCGCCACTAACGCCAGCGCCGGCATCCACGTCGCCCGCCAGGACTCGACGCCGCTCATCATGTTCGTCGGCCAGATCGCGCGTTCCATGCGCGG
The sequence above is drawn from the Bauldia sp. genome and encodes:
- a CDS encoding cytochrome c; protein product: MALRGWLTGLAVVIVAGGAAFWILTEPRPLAASVVPTTPGDATRGELLFWAGGCVSCHLSAGASVADAKPMLGGGRPLTSKFGTFYPPNISPDPDTGIGKWTTLDFVNAMKRGIAPDGTHLYPSFPYTSYQRMPVADIVDLKAFLDTLPPVKAENKADALPFPLNIRGGLGLWQLMFLDGKEFVPDPVKSAEVNRGAYLVEGPGHCNECHTPRTLFDLGGLDYTHAFAGAPNLSGRGRAPNLTPGKGGIGDTSADDLLFDLEMGQDFNGIMLEVQQNLAHLPESDLAAIVAYLKQLPPQDSPPRPQRPAGAPAPPAS
- a CDS encoding TIM barrel protein; translation: MAANSSLSAIRLSANLGFLWSDLTLLDRIAAAGRAGFRGVEFHLPYATPASALKAACAAADVAVIGINMPYGDRAGEFGVGALPGREADFLRLFETAATYADAVGASAIHVLAGMVPAAERAAATATFVRNLERASRIAPDGVTLLLEAMNRQERPDYLLLTTAEADAVRAATGAANVKLMFDAYHVGRDGRDAAAEFARYLPQIGHVQIAAVPSRAEPDEGTLDYGALFRTIAASGYRGWVGAEYEPRAATDAGLGWRTTLGV
- a CDS encoding EAL domain-containing protein, whose translation is MDEVITHSLSVLLVEDNPGDRRLTEFALQDAGRDAEVVCTVAAVDSLAAALAHLEQVKGAVDAILLDLDLPDALGLDGLRSMRGAAAHVPIIVLTGLSDLKIAGEALKNGAGDYLEKGEIQPRTLLRAIRYAIERKKSETELLRLARTDSLTGLLNRRAFFEQLDAALIQSRRNELPCAVILFDVDRFKEINDVFGHKTGDNVLIEVTRRLREQLRETDTIARIGGDEFAILATNLRSEGSAMEIAEKVSRAVSGITELEDMRLDVSISVGISVFPNDDSSADVLVSHADLAMYKSKASKKGSINFFDARMDAVVKARHALKRSMPEDILAGRFYLLFQPIVDATTRRLIGAEGLARWRDLENKIITPTEFIPIAEESGSIANLGNRLLEEACAQIRAWADMQKALVPISMNISPMQCRDPGFATRLIATMERLEVPSNLINIEMTESTIFKNIEVIQKNLDMLKTYGVGVHIDDFGTGYSSLSLLRDLPLSAVKIDRSFVRDIGKVAGSELIVQAVVDLARKLGFQTIAEGVETEDQVAALRDMGVNGLQGYYFSKPVPGAQLAGWLQKSEAYLVA
- a CDS encoding RNA methyltransferase, with the translated sequence MPALIPIDDPLDSRIAAYRDIRERDLVGRDGLFVAEGEVVVRVLLTRSLYRPVSLLISEKRIATLADIVPPDLPVFVAAQPILDAIAGFHLHRGILALGRANPAVAAASLLASLPPRATVVVLFAIANHDNMGGIFRNAAAFGADAVILDAACCDPLYRKAIRVSVGAALTVPFARLASGDDAIALLRSQNFTPLALSPRGATALSELRPPPRVAALFGTEGPGLPDEIMARAETVRIEMPGAMDSLNVATASGIVLHRLASRS
- a CDS encoding response regulator, with amino-acid sequence MAKPIEILLVEDNPAEVRLTIEGLKEARIANNLNAVMDGQSAIDYLQRRGRYGDAVRPDLVLLDLNLPGIDGRSVLIHIKEDPQLKIIPVVIITSSEAESDIIKSYEAHANCFISKPIDFDGFTKVIRSIEHFWFTVVRLP
- a CDS encoding tRNA-uridine aminocarboxypropyltransferase is translated as MVDAALANSGNDDAVTPIENRIALLILQHPQEQDNILGTAKLAAASLTNATFKIGLSWASLGKALGRAADPKRWAILHLGSAHAADFPKGREVVVLDKKGVALPDQEQELAHIQGVVVFDGTWSQAKTLWWRNAWVLKGKRVALNPKRPSLYGNLRREPRREGLSTIEAAGLLLSRLEKRPEIETRLNENFQRMLDRIRASGVHVGKG
- a CDS encoding ATP-binding protein, whose amino-acid sequence is MNDASPEAPLTRLRTVRFGLASQIALWAIVLGTITAATVSFFLYRGNVAILMERQQQTLTASLDLAASRISTRFDSAERDAVFMARTPAVSDLVAAVSNGAIAPAEGEPIATSLDRVAVIFSALLDARPGYFDALFLDASGSEIVRVNRTATGVISRTAAADLQDKSARPYFIAAAGAAPGAVLISDVELNQEHGRIELPYRPTAHVATPLHDATGRLAGVIVLNLELKSLFDVVERTLGRESQNFITNQAGDYLANPLNEKTFGFDLATRYRLQDDYPEFAPLLAGGDATFSGTVTRPAGTYLAVADRVPFDPADPARFLAVAAVLSNDALLARTNGVRDMTVLVASLMIAFGVAIAVFLSRLIVRPLRSLTADAAAITAGRRDVDFSRTLKRRDETGELSRALALMMKEIGEREDRLTAQTDELTRSNQELAQFAYVASHDLQEPLRMVGSYLELLSRRYEGKLDDEAQEFIGFAVDGATRMKRLINDLLGYSRAGNAPLKLETVEARDVVQTVLAQLALHVAETGADVQVGRLPKIRVDPVQFSRVFQNLIENALKYRSDKKPVIRIDARRVDGAIRFAVADNGIGIDPVFKDKIFEIFKRLHGRDRYSGTGIGLAVSKLVVERHGGRIWVEPAPDGGSIFYFTIPDTKAA